The Papaver somniferum cultivar HN1 chromosome 3, ASM357369v1, whole genome shotgun sequence genome includes a region encoding these proteins:
- the LOC113357520 gene encoding uncharacterized protein LOC113357520 translates to MVFPFNLPPSVCTSKDFTRLALLIPGPSGPNGNIDVYLQPLIDELIELWLKGKLTYDAHTKTSFTMKAILMWCIHDYPAYAYMSGLRTSGKFGCPACGEDTEALRLKWGNKFAYMGHRRFLRDRSHPYRRETDKFNGFKEDMGAPIRFSGIELFDRTATQNKEFRKMVKRSLVDSPYSKRSTLYNLPYWKFLQLRHNVDVMHVEKNFAENMFGTFMNHKDKSKDGDPARKDLEMLNLKPDSWLTETNGKVERPPSPYCLPKNERELVCKTFSKLKFPIGYSGNWKNKVDMKELQFKCLKSHDYHMLMQGLMPIFLMYYFKDHKLLREAIRQLSLFFKVLCSKVIDREALRLMHERVVESLCVFEMYFPPAFFVTMTHLVVHLAEEALTLGPVQFRWMYLLRG, encoded by the exons ATGGTTTTTCCTTTTAACCTTCCCCCATCAGTATGCACGTCAAAAGATTTTACACGGTTAGCACTACTTATTCCTGGTCCAAGTGGTCCCAATGGCAACATTGATGTTTATTTGCAGCCCTTAATTGATGAGTTAATTGAGTTATGGTTAAAAGGAAAGCTAACGTATGATGCGCACACAAAGACTTCCTTTACAATGAAAGCAATTTTAATGTGGTGTATACATGACTATCCGGCTTATGCGTATATGTCTGGTCTGCGAACATCTGGAAAATTTGGTTGTCCGGCATGTGGTGAAGATACTGAGGCTCTGAGGCTGAAATGGGGTAATAAGTTTGCATACATGGGTCATAGAAGATTTTTAAGAGATCGGTCTCACCCTTACAGACGTGAAACCGACAAGTTCAATGGATTTAAGGAAGATATGGGTGCACCAATTCGTTTTAGTGGCATTGAATTGTTTGATAGGACAGCAACACAAAACAAGGAATTCAGGAAGATGGTAAAGCGGTCACTAGTTGATTCTCCGTATTCGAAGAGATCAACTCTATACAATCTGCCATATTGGAAG TTTCTGCAACTTCGTCATAATGTGGATGTGATGCATGTAGAAAAGAACTTTGCAGAGAACATGTTTGGGACTTTCATGAACCACAAGGATAAGTCTAAGGATGGGGATCCAGCGCGCAAGGATTTGGAAATGCTGAACTTAAAACCTGACTCGTGGTTGACAGAAACAAATGGTAAAGTAGAACGCCCCCCATCTCCTTATTGCTTGCCTAAGAATGAAAGAGAACTAGTCTGTAAAACTTTTAGCAAACTGAAATTTCCTATTGGTTATAGTGGAAATTGGAAAAACAAAGTGGATATGAAAGAGTTACAATTTAAGTGTTTGAAGTCCCACGACTACCACATGCTTATGCAGGGTTTGATGCCAATTTTTCTAATGTATTATTTCAAAGATCATAAGCTTTTGCGTGAGGCAATACGTCAATTGTCATTGTTTTTCAAAGTTCTTTGTTCTAAGGTTATTGATCGTGAAGCGCTTCGTCTAATGCACGAACGTGTTGTGGAGTCTTTATGTGTGTTTGAGATGTACTTCCCACCGGCTTTTTTTGTTACGATGACTCATCTTGTCGTACATTTGGCCGAAGAGGCACTAACATTGGGACCAGTTCAATTTAGGTGGATGTACCTTTTGAGAG GATGA